The following are encoded together in the Triticum dicoccoides isolate Atlit2015 ecotype Zavitan chromosome 6B, WEW_v2.0, whole genome shotgun sequence genome:
- the LOC119325595 gene encoding probable RNA-dependent RNA polymerase 1 — protein MGGKTLQVSGFPATVNVHQVKDLLERIVGVGKVCAVKLRPPKNISANSRSFAIVQFETEAHASLVVNAARGNALRSGSNYLKVRPAERDIVLKPRATMFKLKKDATLHFGCLLRERVLSVLWSGTDVSVEFGFAMKKLDFCLTYKLKIYKLELSYESIWEIQLHRPPGSEKEFLLIQVLAAPKIYEQNLHRSGSMYDDPLFNYFRDDTDDQWTRTTDFTPLASIGQSYILCLELPHDCDLPNIKEYFVYYKEHKRDFHCQRGHSYSSNTCFAPIVKSLYFTDVPYEILFKINHMVQNGTLSGPTLDDNFYRLVSPGYVCIDHIKRALENMSYLKKTCLNPTNWLSEQYKEIKRSRYMLTSPNIALDDDGLVYVYRVQITPAKVYFYGPEINVSNRVVRNYADDLDNFLRISFVDEDCEKLRSTDLSPRSAPGNNARRTALYNRILSVLSNGITIGNKHFEFLAFSSSQLRDNSAWMFASRPGLSASDIREWMGNFRNIRNVAKYAARLGQSFSASTETLKVHQYEAQVIPDVTNGTKYVFSDGIGTISADFADEVSKKCKLARFTPSAFQIRYGGYKGVVAINPRSHWKLSLRRSMSKFPSDNITLDVLAYSKYQPCFLNRQLITLLSTLGVRDNIFELKQQEAVKQLNRMVTEPQAAIDAIELMPMGEVTNVVKELLLCGYQPDLEPYLSMILQTFRASKLLELKTKSRIFIPEGRAMMGCLDETRTLKYGEVFIQASNSAIDSDKFVVTGKVIVAKNPCLHPGDIRILEAVYTPVLDHMVNCVVFPQQGPRPHPNECSGSDLDGDIYFVSWDPDLIPTRMVAPMDYTPAPTETLDHDVMIEEVHEYFANYIVNESLGIIANAHVVFADRESLKAESTPCIKLAELFSIAVDYPKTGVPAQIPPELHVKEYPDFMEKLDRATYVSEGAMGKLYREIKKQSPRIGHFTKDVARRSYDSDLIVDGYQDYIEEAVWMKGEYDFKLGNLMEHYGIKSEAEIISGCILKMAKNFTKSSDADAIRQAVKSLRKEARSWFSEMNAGESGDVPEALYAKASAWYHVTYHPEYWGCCNEGYGRPHLISFPWCVYDKLLLIKQRKKFRRRMQPHVLDLQNSMSRNMIFG, from the exons ATGGGCGGCAAGACTCTTCAGGTGTCAGGATTTCCTGCAACTGTCAATGTTCACCAAGTCAAGGATTTGTTGGAACGAATTGTCGGTGTGGGTAAAGTCTGTGCCGTCAAGCTCAGGCCTCCAAAGAACATCTCTGCAAACTCAAGATCTTTTGCTATTGTTCAGTTCGAGACCGAGGCACATGCTTCGCTGGTGGTGAATGCGGCTCGAGGGAATGCACTTAGGAGTGGAAGTAATTATCTGAAGGTCCGACCTGCGGAACGTGACATTGTTCTGAAACCAAGAGCTACGATGTTTAAACTAAAGAAGGATGCAACACTGCATTTTGGCTGCCTTCTGAGGGAAAGAGTTCTATCTGTTCTGTGGAGTGGAACAGACGTTTCTGTTGAGTTTGGATTTGCTATGAAGAAGCTTGACTTTTGCCTGACCTACAAGTTGAAGATATACAAACTTGAACTTTCATATGAGAGCATATGGGAGATCCAGCTTCATCGTCCACCTGGATCAGAAAAAGAGTTCCTTTTGATTCAG GTTCTGGCTGCTCCAAAAATTTACGAACAAAACCTACACCGTTCAGGTTCTATGTACGACGATCCATTATTCAACTATTTTAGGGATGATACTGATGATCAGTGGACCAGAACTACTGATTTTACTCCATTAGCCAGCATTGGACAATCATATATTCTGTGTCTGGAGCTACCACATGATTGTGATCTCCCCAACATTAAAGAGTACTTTGTTTACTATAAAGAACACAAGCGTGACTTTCATTGCCAGCGTGGACATTCATATTCAAGCAATACTTGCTTTGCTCCAATTGTGAAATCTCTTTATTTCACTGATGTCCCCTATGAGATACTCTTCAAGATCAACCACATGGTTCAGAATGGGACACTTAGTGGGCCGACACTTGATGACAACTTCTACCGTCTGGTCAGCCCGGGATATGTATGTATTGACCATATAAAGCGTGCACTTGAAAATATGTCATACCTAAAAAAGACTTGCTTGAATCCAACAAATTGGTTATCTGAACAATACAAAGAAATTAAGAGATCACGCTACATGTTAACATCACCAAACATAGCTCTGGATGATGATGGGTTGGTATATGTTTACAGGGTGCAAATTACCCCTGCAAAAGTGTACTTTTATGGTCCTGAAATTAATGTCTCAAATCGTGTTGTACGGAATTACGCTGATGATTTGGATAACTTCCTTCGGATTTCGTTTGTCGATGAGGACTGTGAGAAGCTTCGTTCGACTGATTTATCACCACGTTCTGCTCCAGGAAATAATGCAAGGAGAACTGCTCTGTACAACAGAATTCTGTCGGTCCTTTCAAATGGCATCACTATTGGTAACAAGCACTttgagtttttggctttctcttcaAGCCAGCTGCGGGATAACTCTGCGTGGATGTTTGCTTCTCGTCCGGGGTTGTCTGCCAGTGACATCAGGGAGTGGATGGGGAACTTCCGTAATATTAGAAATGTGGCAAAATATGCTGCAAGGCTTGGTCAGTCCTTTAGCGCCTCAACAGAAACCTTGAAGGTACATCAGTATGAGGCGCAAGTAATTCCAGATGTGACAAACGGTACGAAGTATGTATTCTCTGATGGAATTGGAACTATTTCAGCTGATTTTGCAGATGAAGTGTCTAAGAAGTGCAAATTGGCCCGCTTTACTCCCTCTGCTTTCCAAATAAGGTATGGGGGTTACAAGGGTGTTGTCGCTATTAATCCAAGATCACACTGGAAACTTTCTTTAAGAAGAAGCATGTCAAAGTTTCCGTCAGACAATATCACATTGGATGTCCTTGCATACAGCAAGTACCAGCCATGTTTCCTGAATCGGCAGTTAATCACTCTTCTGTCAACACTTGGAGTCAGAGATAACATATTTGAACTGAAGCAACAAGAAGCCGTGAAGCAGTTAAACAGAATGGTAACCGAACCGCAAGCTGCTATTGATGCAATTGAACTTATGCCCATGGGAGAGGTTACCAATGTTGTTAAAGAATTGCTGTTATGTGGCTACCAGCCGGATCTTGAACCATATCTTTCTATGATTCTACAAACCTTTAGAGCATCCAAGCTGCTAGAATTGAAAACAAAGTCAAGGATATTCATCCCAGAAGGACGAGCAATGATGGGATGCTTGGATGAAACCCGCACACTGAAGTACGGAGAGGTATTCATACAAGCTTCTAATAGTGCAATTGACAGTGACAAGTTCGTTGTAACTGGAAAAGTTATCGTTGCCAAAAACCCTTGCCTCCACCCTGGTGATATCCGTATTCTCGAGGCTGTTTATACTCCTGTTCTGGACCATATGGTTAACTGTGTTGTCTTTCCACAGCAGGGGCCAAG GCCTCATCCTAACGAGTGTTCAGGGAGTGATCTTGATGGGGATATATATTTTGTTTCATGGGATCCAGATCTCATTCCAACTCGTATGGTGGCACCTATGGACTATACTCCAGCACCAACAGAAACATTAGATCATGATGTTATGATCGAG GAAGTACATGAGTATTTCGCAAATTACATAGTTAATGAGAGTCTGGGAATCATTGCCAACGCGCATGTGGTCTTTGCGGATAGGGAAAGCTTGAAGGCTGAAAGTACACCATGCATTAAGCTGGCAGAGCTCTTCTCCATTGCTGTTGATTACCCAAAGACaggagtgccggctcaaattccgcCTGAACTACATGTGAAGGAGTACCCAGATTTCATGGAGAAGCTCGACAGGGCTACCTATGTATCTGAGGGAGCAATGGGGAAGCTGTAtagggaaattaagaagcagagccCTCGCATAGGGCATTTCACAAAGGATGTGGCAAGGCGGTCTTATGACAGTGATTTGATTGTTGATGGCTACCAAGACTACATCGAGGAAGCTGTGTGGATGAAGGGAGAGTATGACTTCAAGTTGGGTAATCTGATGGAGCACTATGGAATAAAAAGCGAGGCTGAGATAATAAGTGGATGCATTCTTAAGATGGCGAAGAATTTTACCAAGAGTAGTGACGCAGATGCTATTAGACAGGCGGTGAAATCATTGCGGAAGGAAGCCAGGTCATGGTTCAGCGAGATGAACGCCGGTGAGAGCGGGGATGTCCCTGAAGCCTTGTATGCCAAGGCATCCGCTTGGTATCATGTTACCTATCACCCCGAGTACTGGGGTTGTTGCAATGAAGGATATGGTCGGCCACACCTCATCAGCTTTCCATGGTGTGTCTATGACAAGCTGCTTCTCATCAAGCAGAGAAAGAAATTTCGAAGGAGGATGCAGCCTCATGTGCTTGATCTCCAGAATAGCATGAGCCGAAACATGATATTCGGTTGA